The sequence below is a genomic window from Alligator mississippiensis isolate rAllMis1 chromosome 16, rAllMis1, whole genome shotgun sequence.
cagagactcctccctagcttgctcctgtggccataagGCTGATAGCAAGTGAaccttgggggcatccaaaccccaagcctctgggcttgggcctgcacataggatgtcCACCGAAGGATtaggaagtatctgaagccctaagctggggtggaggatacttgctggtagcagggccacatatggtttttGAATTATTTAcgtggatttggaattgatttggatgacttgacttgggacatgaaaaattttcctgaaaaaaaaaatccatctcacTGTGGTCGCCCTAACTTAAGCTTGTGATGGCCTcccgcttctcggcctcttgtgggctaagatcaagtggggGCATCCCAATCtcaagacctctgggcttgggcctgcacgtaggatgcctgccaatggatttgggagtatctgaagtcccagggtgagagcctgggatGGAGGCTGCTCGCCGGTTGTAGCACCACACATGGTGTTTGGaacgattgagttctgcctgctcagtccatatggtttttggaacgattgagttctgctcaatcgATATGATTGGGAACCGATTTGGCTGATTCAACCTGGAACACGAAATAtagtaataaaagaaaaaaactccaTCTCACTGGTGCATTCAACGCTTTTCACGTGCTTGCTGAAGCTGTTTGCTGCACAGCTGCCCTTCACCCACGCGGGCTCCTTCTGCCCTGAGCTGCTCTGTGAGTTGAACACCAGCAAAGGGTTTCCCAACCCAGCGACATCCAGCTACCCTGCCCCGTTCTGCACACCCACGCTGTAACCCAGGGAGACCCGTCACACTGGCAGAGTGGATGCATTTCCAAAGCAACAGGAATTAAGGAAGACGCTTGTGTTTCCATGGCTTTCTAAAGTGCAGGCACAGCGAGCCCGGGCAGGGGCTTCCTGAGAGCACAGCCGCGAGATCACCCCCGTGACTTCTTCACAGCTTTTGTATTCTGTGCTGCATCCGACTGAAACTCAAGGAGGAAACCCCCCGCTCAGGAGGCAAGCAGAGCCATCCACCATCCCTCCCTGCAGCACCGGGCCTGGCTTCCTTGCTAGATGCAGATGCTTATAGCAAGATGCAGTCTAGCTGTAAAACCCTAATGGAGCCCAAGCCCAGGTACGTTGTACGGTGTAGGGGCTCAGTTACAGCATaccactcccccctgcactgcaGTGAGAACTAGCTGCGTTTTGTTTCCACTTAAGCTGAGTATAAAAGACAGGTCTAGGGATCATGAGGGAGCCTCACGGTGTTACCTGCCAGCTGGCGTGGTATTGCAGTCGTCTCCTGCCTTGTAGCTTTGCACCAGAAGCATAAATGGTGTGACAGACACCACTGGGCATGGCCGTGGGGACCCGCACAAAGGCCTGCAAGCTCCCAGGAGCCGGGCAGGCCCCGCCTGTGCCTTACCTCCTCAAAGAGCTCCAGGCTGTAGGTGTTGTCATCGTCAGCAAAGTACACAATCCCTGGCTGGCTGTTGTTTTTGTTAAAGGTCTCTCGCAACCACCGCAGGGCCAGGTTCCTCTGCATGGTCCCACGAGGGATGCGGGGATCCCTCATGTCACCCCGCAGCTTGTAGTTGCGGGGTGTCTCCACGTTGAGGTGGGTGTAGTTCAGCCCCGTGTCCCGTAGCAGCCGAGTGATGAGGGGGGTCCGGCGCTGAGAGTCCTCCACTAGGATCCAGTGCAGGTTGGGCACGTGCAGGAGGGTGTTGGCCAGGCGCgtcagctctgctttctgcaccgGCCGGCTGTAGGTGGGGGTGATGACGTGGATGGTGGGGAGGGTGTCTGACCAGGGGGGAGGGCGGGTGTAAACGTACTCTGTCCTCACCACCTCCACAATGTCGCGGTCGGACAGGCAGTATTCCTTAGCGTCCGAGCCTGGGGCGAAATCACGCCGGGAGTCACCATCATCTGAAAGAAAGAAAGCGCCCGGTTAGCCCTGCAACAGCATCCTCTCCagcaccccctcagctcagccaaCAGGCAGCTGGGCACCAGGGAAGGTCACCCTCTTGATCTGACAGCAAAGGAGACAAGCTGGGAAAGAGACCTTTGTTGCAGGAAGCAGGGATGAGTCTCATGAGAAAGAGATTCCAGCTGCTAAAATAGCTACATCGGCAAAGCACTGACAGCTCCAGGCCGAGACGCCAGCTAACTGCTCAGAACAAGGAGCTGCGTGGACCCAGGGAACGCACGGCTGAGCATGACAGCTTAGCCTAGAGTAATAAATGCTGACATTGATACAGGACCTGCCACCCCAAAGGATCCCACGACACTTTGTACTTGGTGCCCTACAGAACTGCTTCTCCCACCGCAAGGGGCTCAGCAGCTGGTCACCAGCGCACAGCAATAGCTCAGGGCAGGAATGGGGGACACTGGAGCTAGCGAAGCTGCAGAGAATCCTGGATAGGCAGGTTGGAGTTACCCCCTGAGGGATCTGGCCAGCGCGCTCGTCGATCATATGCTTTTAAATTCAGGCACCGAGATGAGATACCGAACTATGAGCCCTATGACCCCATGCTCACTATGTGAGCGTCCATCCAGTTGAGAACAGTGTTGGCTGGATCTGGGCAGGATGTCTGTGGGACTGTGCAGGTACAAGTGACAGCATGATATCCTTTGCAAACCACGCGGTGAGCACAAACGATGGGGACACAGAATCACGCACCAGGAGTCATGCTACACTGGCCAACACAAGGTAAACCTCCATGCGGCTGTAGCTGCCAGGCCCCTCAACTCCTGCTACTGTAGTCGGTAACAAGCTACAACTACAGCCTGATAAAAATTACTGAGAGACCAGCTTTCCTGCTCCAGGACTTTAGACAACTGTTACCCTGCAAGCATCTTATGACAGTCTGAAACAGAATTGTTATGTTTTCCAGTAGTGGCTGATACTGGATGCAACAGAGGAGGGAGACTGCAGGAGCCAAGGACCCGGGAGAGCATCCCCCATGTTCATACTTTATGTGATTCTTCATCAGCCATTAATCTGGATGTTGGGGTGAACAGCACACTTGGTGTAAGGCCCAGTGCTCCACAGTGCTGATCTTCCTCAGCACAGATCAGGATCAGTCCTTTCTTGGGTGTTTGCAAAGGTGTAACCCTGGAAACAATTCGCACCCCAGATAACCCGGGAGATGGACTGGACTAACTGCACCCTGCATCTGGTGCATTCAAATGGAGCTTGGCCAGGACACACAGGACTGTCAGGAACTGCTGGTGGGTCAGATCATATAGCTTTAAACCCCACAAGGACTTCCATACCACACTGGTCAATACTCCGTCTTCTGCACCTTCCAGCCAAGCAGTTCAGAAATGCCTGTCAAGTGCTAAAGGACTTAACCCTGCACCCTCGCAGGCAGGTCCTTGCTTTCAACCTCATTTTCCGATGGCGAaacctgccaggcaggctcagagcCTGGTGCCAGCACGGAGCCAGGACTTCCAGGAGCTCTTCTTCCAAGTTGTAGGTTGCTGGTCATTCACAAAAATGGCCCCTACTTTTCAGAGCATTAGGCCGAGGCTGGAGCGATGGGGCAGATGGATGCTGTTTCCCTTTAGCAGCATCACCATGGCTCATCGCATTAGCTTTTCAAGTCTGGGTGTGGAGCCAAGcattttccccacccaccccaacttaGCTGTACTGGACTCTTCCATGTTTGTGAGCAAGCTTTCACCTGCCTGGACCTTGCCACCTTTTGTCATGGGGAGCATTCTCCTCTTAGAGCATCAGACTCCAGGTGAGGAGTAACGCAAAGCCACACTGAAGAGATGGAGGAAAGGGCACAGGGACAACACTGAACATCACAAGGCAAAGGAGAGAGATTTTGAAGCAAGGGAACCTGAGCTAAGCCTTCTCCTTCAGCTCCTCTCCACAGTGGACACCAGGAGGTCCCTTCCCCATGGAACAGGTTGGCAAAGGGCATGGGCCAGCTGGCCActtccagcacctggcagcacttGTGTTGCTTGGTATGGCTGCCACTCTGAAAACCAAGCCAAAGTCTACCACCAAGGGCCCCTCCATCCACAGTGTCCCAGAACCACTTACTTGCATCCCATCTTGGTTGCTGCAGGCCACAGCTCTGCTTTTGCCTTGGGTGCTGGGTAATGTAGAGGCTGCCTTTCTCCTGACACTAACTTATCTGGTACATGCTCTCTGCCTTGGTCCTTCAGCTCCAACAGAGATGGAGTTCACCAACCTTCAGGGCTTGCTGGAAGAATTCTCTTTGCCCAGTCTCTCTCGGAAGGGGCTATCTGGTCTGCCCATGAGGGGTGCTTCTGTATGTGTCAGTGCGTCTATCATTTAACTTCTACACAGCCCTGCCAGGACCAggaaaagggttgtttttttgctttccttcagGACAAGTGAGGATCACAAAGTCACTGGTTGCATTTCCCTTCAATGCTCATGCTATGGGTTCTGTCCACTAGACTGGGGAGCTTTGTAGCTCCCAAGACATGGGACGTGAAGCCTTAGCAAGACCCTCCTAAAAATAGAGACTGCTGCAAGAACAGGGACCGTAAGTTGAGATgagcatggttgtcatgggagagaTGGAATGAGACATGGGCAGGGGTGCACCGAGCTGGCATAGGCCAGGTGGTTTCTCTCACCCTTGTGCACTGCAAGCAGTGGAGCAATGGTGCTCTGGTGCCAGACGGTGATTAGCAGCGTCCAGGGCAGAACTATCAGCACGATAGCCAGGATGTCTCGTCTCTTCGGCATCTCCAAGACTGACTGGACCCACAGCTCCTCATTACCTGACAGCGAGAACCCCAGAGACAGAACAGCAGAGCACATGGAGAACAGAAATAAATGGGCAGGAAGGAACAGGGACAGATAGAGAGAGCAGCAAGGGCAACATGGCTCGCAGGTCTTACCAGCGCTTACAACCCACCCATTGCAGAAGCAGGTTTGGCGGTGCCACAGCTCCACGGGCTGGAGGTTGCTCCGGGGGATGCTCACACCGGATGTCACAGGAGCCGCAGGCTGGAGCTTCAGGGACCCATTTGGAAGGAAGTCTGCAAGGTAAAGCAAAGGAGCCTAGGCAGGGAGAAGCACCGGGAAGAACTGCTccatggagagctgccttcatGCCAACATGCCTTCCTCAGGAGGAGGTGCCAATGGGGCAGCCAGCTGCATCCATTCTCTGGAAGAGAGCAACCCTGGGTGTCTGGGACTCTGCCTTCCTTCATGTCCCATCACCCAGAGCACCCCAGAAAGTCCCTGGTTCCATCAGCCAGACAGTGATGTAGCACATCTGCATctgagcccctccacccccaggcacAAGCTCTGGTGCATGCTTATGTGCAcatccagctcatgggctgcCCCACCGCTGTCTGTGCTATCCCCACACTCCCTGCAGTAAgtatgccccaggcagcccagcagcctcTGTGAGCTGCCAACAGCCATATCCAGCTTTCATCTCTCTGCATCTTAATGCTGCGTTGCTACCCACGGAAGCCCTGGACAGCAACCTCCTGCATAGCAGGGCCTGGCCAGGGGTAGAAAGGCCAGTCTTGCCCCTACTGCTCCCAGCCTTGCAGAGAAGGAAGAATTCCAGGAGTGGCAGGGCAATGAGTCACTAGCTCGTGACACCCACTAGCCCTTTCCATTTCACAGCCTTTGCAGTCATTAATGAAGCCTCACAGCCCTCCTTGGATGCGTGGGCCCATTCAACGGGAGGGAAGCAGTAACTAAAAGGATCGTGTCATTTGTCTGACGTAGGAACCAGTGATGGAGACCATCCGAGAGCTTAAGAGCTGGCTCCCAGTCCTGTTTTCTGACCAGTAGCCTGTTTCTCTTGCAGGCTGAGGGCTCAGCCAGGACTCCAAGGCCACCCCCTCGCTGGAAGGCGTAGTCACTATTGGGAAAACAGCTGCAATGCCACTGATTGCTTGGTCTGCATGTGTCACTCTCACTACCACGGCATAAGTTACCCAGACCCTCCCATCCCACCCTGACTGGGGCTACCCAGTTCAGGCCTCCGGTCTCCTGCTCTCCTGCAGAGCTTGCTCCCCCTGCATGGTTATCCCCTCTCTGAGGTGTCAGGAGTGCAGGTCATGGAGCTGCCACGCTGGCTTAGTCTGATTCAATGCAAGAGCAGGTGAGATGGAAGCAGGCAGTATCTTATCTGAGCATTACCCTGGCCAGCAGTGGGCATCCCTCAGCAGGCACCTGTAAGGTGGGTGGTTTGCAAGCCTGGAGCATTGTTCAGTGTGCTTGCTCCCATGAGCACAGGTGTCAGCTGTCTGCTCATGGCGCTGCATTGCAGGCAACAAGGAGCACtgtgggcagaccctggctggaggCAGAGAGGTATCTGATGTCAGATCTCTGGATGGCATCAACCTCATACAGGGAAAGCCCTCAGTCTGCTTTGCCCTTTACTTCTGAAGCCTTTCCCAGTTTCCTATGCAAGAGCCAGGGTTGCCTACTGCCTCCCAGCAGTCTGGACCCTGCTCCAGAGCAAAAACCCGATTCTCGCACAACCAGAGTCTGGCTGTGTGATGCTGACCGAGTCCCCCGAGCAGGTCAAATCACTGTTGGCATTGTCTCCATTGGCTTGTGGTTCCCCATCAATGTGTGGACATGGGGAGACACAGGACACAGGGCTCTCATATCACAGCCTCTCTCCTCACCAgccactgggcagcacctgcacaaAGCTACAGCATC
It includes:
- the B3GAT1 gene encoding galactosylgalactosylxylosylprotein 3-beta-glucuronosyltransferase 1 isoform X1; its protein translation is MGNEELWVQSVLEMPKRRDILAIVLIVLPWTLLITVWHQSTIAPLLAVHKDDGDSRRDFAPGSDAKEYCLSDRDIVEVVRTEYVYTRPPPWSDTLPTIHVITPTYSRPVQKAELTRLANTLLHVPNLHWILVEDSQRRTPLITRLLRDTGLNYTHLNVETPRNYKLRGDMRDPRIPRGTMQRNLALRWLRETFNKNNSQPGIVYFADDDNTYSLELFEEMRMTRKVSVWPVAFVGGLRYESPKVNAAGKVYGWKTVFDPHRPFAIDMAGFAVNLRLILQRSQAYFKLRGVKGGYQESSLLRELVTLNDLEPKAANCTKILVWHTRTEKPVLVNEGKKGFTDPNVEI
- the B3GAT1 gene encoding galactosylgalactosylxylosylprotein 3-beta-glucuronosyltransferase 1 isoform X2, which codes for MPKRRDILAIVLIVLPWTLLITVWHQSTIAPLLAVHKDDGDSRRDFAPGSDAKEYCLSDRDIVEVVRTEYVYTRPPPWSDTLPTIHVITPTYSRPVQKAELTRLANTLLHVPNLHWILVEDSQRRTPLITRLLRDTGLNYTHLNVETPRNYKLRGDMRDPRIPRGTMQRNLALRWLRETFNKNNSQPGIVYFADDDNTYSLELFEEMRMTRKVSVWPVAFVGGLRYESPKVNAAGKVYGWKTVFDPHRPFAIDMAGFAVNLRLILQRSQAYFKLRGVKGGYQESSLLRELVTLNDLEPKAANCTKILVWHTRTEKPVLVNEGKKGFTDPNVEI
- the B3GAT1 gene encoding galactosylgalactosylxylosylprotein 3-beta-glucuronosyltransferase 1 isoform X3 → MDDGDSRRDFAPGSDAKEYCLSDRDIVEVVRTEYVYTRPPPWSDTLPTIHVITPTYSRPVQKAELTRLANTLLHVPNLHWILVEDSQRRTPLITRLLRDTGLNYTHLNVETPRNYKLRGDMRDPRIPRGTMQRNLALRWLRETFNKNNSQPGIVYFADDDNTYSLELFEEMRMTRKVSVWPVAFVGGLRYESPKVNAAGKVYGWKTVFDPHRPFAIDMAGFAVNLRLILQRSQAYFKLRGVKGGYQESSLLRELVTLNDLEPKAANCTKILVWHTRTEKPVLVNEGKKGFTDPNVEI